A region of Paenibacillus sp. 37 DNA encodes the following proteins:
- a CDS encoding MarR family winged helix-turn-helix transcriptional regulator produces the protein MTDTYEVFYIINSFRQVNQMLFRAFWNENKEIELTSIQFMVLSILRERPSIGINEVAELCHMGSSSMSAVVERLVKGEYIVRTRSDADRRSVKLQITDKGEQAQQETHHLWMERVSPILDISKEDLEHLLRIHSQMIEKLEGREMNNI, from the coding sequence ATGACTGATACGTATGAAGTATTCTATATTATTAATTCGTTCCGGCAGGTGAATCAAATGCTCTTTCGAGCATTTTGGAATGAAAACAAGGAGATCGAGCTAACTTCGATTCAGTTTATGGTGTTATCCATCCTGAGGGAGCGTCCTTCCATTGGCATCAACGAAGTGGCTGAGCTATGTCATATGGGCAGCAGTTCCATGAGCGCTGTTGTGGAGCGGCTCGTCAAAGGCGAGTATATCGTTCGGACACGTTCGGATGCTGACCGCCGATCCGTTAAACTTCAGATTACGGATAAAGGGGAACAGGCCCAACAGGAAACGCACCATTTGTGGATGGAAAGAGTGTCACCCATTCTGGACATATCGAAGGAAGACCTAGAGCACCTACTTAGAATTCATAGTCAAATGATTGAAAAGTTAGAAGGAAGAGAGATGAACAACATATGA
- the gyrA gene encoding DNA gyrase subunit A — protein MSPSEQFMPAFLEEVVGDRFGRYSKYIIQDRAIPDVRDGLKPVQRRILYAMYDSGNTPDKTYRKSAKTVGDVMGNYHPHGDSSIYEGMVRMAQPWKMGHVLVDGHGNWGSQDDDPAAAMRYTEARLSPIAMEMLRDIEKRTVLFKDNFDNTAKEPVVLPSRYPNLLVNGVSGISSGFATEIPTHNLREVIDASIAVMEKPSIELDEIMMFMKGPDFPTGGLIMGGDGILDAYRTGKGRIYIRSKTEIENMRGGKQQIVITEIPYQVVKSRLVTAMENIRLEKKVEGIAEVRDESGREGLRIVVELKKEADAQGILAYLLKKTDLQVTYNFNMVAIVNKAPHQLGLKSILEAYIAHQREVVTFRTRFELEKAQDRAHVLEGLVKALNILDEVIAAIKASKNRQDAQNNLMWMFGFTERQADSILTLQLYRLTNLEINSLEKELGELMKKIAQLQSILDSDRKLIGVIRKELMEIREKYGIDRRSAIQGEVEELKVNLEVLVNAEDVFVTLSKEGYVKRTGMQSFTRSGGERSGSGVKDGDYIAQVLEVNTLENLLVFTRKGQYFLLPVHQVPEFKWKDPGTAIVNVIPLAKDDRIASVLAVKSFEEPNQSLVFVTRRGQVKRTELKDYVTKRSGAVAACKVGKDDEVLSVHLSTGGQDIMLITKEAMAIRFREDEVNPMGRVSGGVRGIQLRDTDEVVSALWVEGDEGEVAVLSDLGYGKRSLLLDYAIQSRGGKGLATFEFKEGKRVKPNGSRIAGAFYCKEQRKITVMTKEGQVFPISSEGVPITERKHIGKLIVHVDKQDEIVELLRDFNENQPASSS, from the coding sequence ATGAGTCCATCAGAACAATTTATGCCGGCCTTTCTCGAAGAGGTCGTTGGGGACCGTTTCGGTCGCTACTCCAAATATATTATTCAGGATCGAGCCATTCCGGATGTCCGGGATGGGTTGAAGCCAGTACAACGGCGTATTCTATACGCCATGTACGATTCAGGTAATACGCCTGACAAGACTTACCGCAAGTCTGCCAAAACCGTTGGGGACGTAATGGGTAATTATCATCCACATGGTGACTCATCCATCTATGAGGGCATGGTGCGGATGGCTCAGCCATGGAAAATGGGCCATGTGCTCGTGGACGGTCATGGTAACTGGGGATCACAGGATGATGACCCGGCAGCGGCGATGCGGTATACGGAGGCCCGTTTGTCGCCCATCGCGATGGAGATGCTTCGCGATATCGAGAAACGGACGGTTCTGTTTAAGGATAATTTTGATAATACGGCCAAAGAACCGGTTGTATTGCCATCCCGTTATCCGAACTTGCTGGTTAATGGTGTCAGCGGTATTTCCTCCGGATTTGCAACGGAGATTCCTACACACAATTTGCGTGAAGTCATTGATGCCTCGATCGCTGTGATGGAGAAACCGTCGATTGAGCTGGACGAAATCATGATGTTTATGAAGGGTCCTGACTTTCCAACAGGCGGATTGATTATGGGCGGTGACGGCATTCTGGATGCCTATCGCACAGGTAAGGGACGGATCTATATCCGGTCCAAAACCGAGATTGAAAACATGCGCGGTGGCAAACAGCAGATCGTCATTACCGAAATTCCTTATCAGGTCGTGAAATCTCGTCTGGTTACAGCGATGGAGAACATCCGACTTGAGAAGAAGGTTGAAGGTATTGCTGAAGTGCGTGATGAGAGCGGACGTGAAGGTCTGCGAATCGTGGTTGAGTTGAAAAAAGAAGCTGACGCACAAGGTATTTTGGCTTATTTGCTGAAGAAAACCGACCTGCAGGTCACCTATAATTTCAATATGGTGGCGATTGTGAATAAAGCACCTCACCAATTAGGATTGAAATCGATCCTCGAGGCTTACATTGCCCATCAGCGGGAGGTTGTAACCTTCCGTACCCGGTTTGAGCTGGAGAAGGCGCAGGACCGTGCGCATGTGCTCGAGGGCTTGGTAAAAGCACTTAACATCCTTGATGAGGTCATTGCGGCCATCAAAGCGTCGAAGAACCGTCAAGATGCCCAAAACAACCTGATGTGGATGTTTGGATTCACGGAACGCCAAGCAGATTCCATCCTTACGTTGCAATTGTACCGTTTGACGAATCTGGAGATCAATTCTCTGGAGAAGGAACTCGGTGAACTGATGAAAAAGATTGCACAATTACAATCCATTCTGGATAGTGACCGCAAGCTAATCGGCGTCATCCGCAAGGAATTGATGGAGATTCGTGAGAAATACGGCATAGACCGTCGTTCTGCGATCCAGGGTGAAGTGGAAGAACTTAAGGTTAATCTCGAAGTACTTGTGAATGCGGAAGATGTATTTGTTACGTTATCCAAAGAGGGATATGTGAAACGTACAGGCATGCAGTCCTTTACACGTTCTGGTGGTGAACGGAGCGGAAGTGGAGTAAAAGATGGCGATTATATCGCTCAGGTTCTGGAAGTAAATACGCTTGAGAACTTGCTTGTCTTTACGAGGAAAGGTCAGTACTTCCTGTTACCTGTTCACCAGGTACCTGAATTCAAGTGGAAAGATCCGGGCACAGCCATTGTGAACGTGATTCCACTTGCGAAAGATGACCGTATTGCAAGTGTGCTTGCTGTGAAATCCTTCGAAGAACCGAATCAGAGTCTCGTCTTTGTCACACGAAGAGGACAGGTGAAACGAACGGAACTGAAGGATTACGTTACCAAACGGTCCGGTGCAGTTGCGGCTTGTAAAGTGGGCAAGGACGATGAAGTGTTATCCGTACATCTAAGTACAGGTGGTCAAGATATTATGCTGATTACAAAAGAAGCCATGGCAATTCGTTTCCGAGAGGATGAAGTCAATCCAATGGGACGCGTATCAGGTGGTGTTCGTGGTATTCAGTTAAGAGATACAGATGAAGTTGTATCGGCTCTATGGGTAGAAGGAGATGAAGGTGAAGTTGCCGTGTTGTCCGATCTGGGATATGGTAAACGATCGTTACTTCTGGATTACGCTATACAGAGCCGTGGAGGCAAAGGGCTTGCCACATTTGAGTTCAAAGAAGGCAAACGTGTGAAACCGAATGGTAGCCGTATTGCTGGAGCGTTTTATTGCAAAGAGCAACGTAAGATCACTGTAATGACCAAAGAAGGCCAAGTCTTCCCGATCTCTTCGGAAGGTGTTCCGATTACAGAGCGCAAACATATTGGCAAGCTGATCGTTCATGTGGACAAACAGGACGAGATCGTTGAACTTCTAAGGGACTTCAATGAGAATCAACCAGCATCATCTTCATAA
- a CDS encoding MGMT family protein: protein MTPFTKQVIAIIAAIPEGKVMTYGQIAAHAGSPRAARQVVRILHSMSRKERLPWHRVVNAKGEISIPDEHSRMMQESELISEGVEFQLNGTINLKQFGHEPDPVFLIDPTIQPE from the coding sequence ATGACCCCGTTTACCAAACAAGTCATTGCGATCATCGCGGCGATTCCCGAAGGTAAAGTGATGACGTACGGTCAGATTGCAGCCCATGCTGGAAGTCCGAGAGCGGCGAGACAAGTCGTCCGTATTCTGCACTCGATGAGCCGCAAGGAACGTCTGCCCTGGCACCGTGTTGTCAACGCAAAAGGCGAAATCTCCATACCGGACGAACACTCGCGCATGATGCAGGAATCAGAACTGATTAGCGAAGGTGTGGAGTTTCAACTGAACGGAACCATTAACCTAAAACAGTTCGGTCATGAGCCCGATCCTGTATTTCTTATCGATCCAACGATCCAGCCCGAATAA
- a CDS encoding flavodoxin, producing MAKLLVAYASMTGNTEEIAELIVEGITKGGHEADLKSVTDCNASDVLDYDGFMIGVYTWGDGELPDEFLDFYEELDELDLSGKRAAVFGSGDTSYEQFCGAVDLAAAKLQERGAEVSPEMLKIEYSPLEQEKETCRDFGKRFAAAGLQVS from the coding sequence ATGGCTAAATTGTTAGTGGCTTATGCAAGCATGACAGGAAATACAGAAGAAATTGCAGAACTGATTGTGGAGGGAATTACAAAGGGAGGCCACGAGGCAGATCTGAAATCCGTAACGGATTGTAATGCATCTGATGTATTGGACTATGACGGATTCATGATCGGTGTGTACACCTGGGGAGATGGGGAGTTGCCAGATGAATTCCTTGATTTCTATGAGGAGCTGGATGAGCTTGACCTAAGTGGTAAGAGAGCTGCGGTGTTTGGTAGTGGTGACACCTCATATGAGCAGTTCTGCGGTGCAGTTGATCTCGCGGCTGCCAAGCTGCAAGAGCGTGGGGCGGAGGTATCTCCAGAGATGTTGAAAATTGAATATAGTCCGCTTGAGCAGGAGAAAGAAACATGCCGTGACTTTGGCAAACGCTTCGCTGCTGCCGGATTACAGGTATCCTAA
- a CDS encoding RluA family pseudouridine synthase: MSEHRHDHDAIPILFEDNHLLGITKPVNVPTQEDSSGDPDLLTLLKQDLKERYNKPGNVYLGLVHRLDRPVGGVMIFAKTSKAASRLSETVRGRHFRKIYAAVVHGKLPAQQGTLKHTLLKDARTNTVTVVPKGTTGGKDAVLDYRVIGETDRYSLVHIELHTGRSHQIRVQMKEIGCPLYGDQKYGASVNKPGQQIALWSAIAAFPHPVTKEEVILQSLPAREFPWAEWPAAVYQKAFGQSQ, translated from the coding sequence ATGTCAGAACATCGGCATGACCACGATGCAATTCCGATTCTGTTTGAAGACAACCATCTGTTAGGCATTACGAAGCCGGTCAATGTACCTACACAGGAAGATTCATCAGGTGATCCGGATTTGCTTACATTACTGAAGCAGGATCTGAAAGAACGATACAACAAACCCGGTAATGTTTATCTCGGGTTAGTACACCGACTTGATCGTCCTGTTGGAGGGGTAATGATTTTTGCCAAGACTTCTAAAGCAGCTTCGAGATTGTCCGAGACTGTGCGGGGACGTCATTTCCGTAAAATATATGCAGCTGTTGTACATGGCAAGTTGCCTGCACAGCAGGGAACGTTAAAACACACGCTCCTGAAAGATGCACGTACAAATACCGTTACTGTTGTACCTAAAGGTACGACTGGCGGTAAGGATGCCGTTCTGGATTACCGTGTTATCGGCGAGACAGACCGTTACAGCCTCGTCCATATCGAACTGCACACCGGCAGATCTCATCAGATTCGGGTGCAAATGAAAGAAATCGGTTGCCCTCTGTACGGGGATCAGAAGTACGGCGCAAGCGTGAATAAACCCGGGCAACAGATTGCTCTATGGTCTGCGATTGCAGCTTTTCCTCATCCAGTTACCAAGGAAGAAGTTATTCTGCAATCTTTACCTGCAAGAGAATTCCCCTGGGCAGAATGGCCCGCTGCCGTGTACCAAAAAGCTTTTGGACAATCTCAATAA
- a CDS encoding 4-hydroxyphenylacetate 3-hydroxylase family protein → MPVKSGTQYRERIDAQSVPCWYKGNLITGKRSEHVAFAGLMETQMYMYDLQSDPKFAETMTYASPADGKPVGISFLPPTSADDLRKRREGMNIWANVHHGFLGRSPDYMNTAIMSFYTGADLLNELSPQYAENLKNYYAYCRDHDITLSHAFIQPYASKISGQLDATEDAIAAKVVDRTEEGLIISGAFMMATQAATSDEIFVYPSPSPAPFDDENPFAFSFAVPNDLPGISLVCRDTYAAESHTNYPLSSRYEEMDNIVIFDRVLVPHERIFFAGSEEMSSRLFSGSNFHIHAGHQVLCRYIAKTEFVLGTIQLLTDTLDLNTEAHVIEKTARLFAGLESLKALALAAEAGAIPDGRGFVLPAPKPLMAANLLFPKLYPEMIEILQLLGSSGVIMIPQEEEFQSDIAPSLNIYLKGNDMASYERNALFRLIWELGAGSFGGRQTQFERFFFGNVLTVSNRLYSVYNKDQTNRQLVRDFLFNTSK, encoded by the coding sequence ATGCCTGTTAAAAGTGGCACACAGTATCGCGAACGAATTGATGCACAGTCCGTCCCTTGCTGGTACAAAGGTAACCTTATTACTGGAAAACGCTCTGAACATGTAGCATTTGCTGGTTTAATGGAGACTCAGATGTACATGTATGATCTGCAATCTGATCCTAAATTTGCAGAAACGATGACGTATGCCTCCCCTGCAGACGGCAAACCGGTGGGCATATCCTTCCTGCCTCCAACCAGTGCAGACGACCTCCGTAAACGCCGGGAAGGGATGAATATCTGGGCAAATGTGCATCATGGCTTTCTTGGTCGCTCACCCGATTACATGAATACAGCCATCATGTCCTTTTACACAGGTGCGGATCTCCTGAACGAATTATCTCCCCAATATGCAGAAAATCTCAAGAATTATTATGCCTACTGCCGTGATCATGATATTACGCTATCGCATGCCTTTATCCAGCCATATGCCAGCAAAATTTCAGGGCAATTGGATGCCACTGAGGATGCTATTGCCGCAAAGGTCGTAGATCGTACCGAGGAAGGTCTCATTATTAGCGGAGCATTCATGATGGCTACACAAGCTGCCACTTCGGATGAGATTTTTGTCTATCCGTCCCCTTCTCCTGCCCCATTTGATGACGAAAATCCATTTGCATTCTCCTTTGCTGTCCCCAATGATCTTCCGGGTATCAGTTTGGTATGCAGGGATACCTACGCAGCTGAATCTCACACCAACTATCCCCTGAGCTCCAGATATGAAGAAATGGACAATATCGTCATCTTTGACCGGGTGCTCGTTCCGCATGAACGAATATTTTTTGCAGGAAGTGAGGAAATGTCCTCGCGTCTCTTCAGTGGCAGTAACTTTCATATTCACGCAGGTCATCAGGTATTGTGCCGTTATATTGCCAAGACGGAATTTGTTCTCGGTACAATTCAGCTTCTCACGGATACTCTCGATCTGAATACGGAAGCACATGTTATTGAGAAAACTGCACGTCTGTTCGCAGGTCTTGAATCGTTAAAAGCATTGGCTTTGGCCGCAGAGGCAGGTGCCATACCAGACGGAAGAGGATTTGTATTACCTGCACCCAAACCATTGATGGCAGCCAATCTGCTTTTTCCGAAACTTTATCCTGAGATGATTGAAATTCTGCAACTTTTGGGCTCGAGCGGGGTAATTATGATCCCTCAGGAAGAAGAGTTTCAATCCGATATCGCTCCTTCACTGAATATATATCTGAAAGGGAACGATATGGCTTCTTATGAACGCAATGCTCTGTTCCGCCTGATCTGGGAGCTTGGGGCTGGATCATTCGGGGGCAGACAGACCCAATTCGAACGATTCTTTTTTGGCAATGTCCTTACAGTATCCAATCGATTATACTCCGTATATAACAAAGATCAGACGAATCGTCAGCTCGTTCGTGATTTTCTATTCAACACCAGCAAATAA
- a CDS encoding nitroreductase family protein — protein sequence MSTGLSQDISSGKRRAGTCEFSPLPVPQSVIRKLLDEADPSLYVMSSEPWRFMLFAGEGRQLYLEAVRQSYPPHLADRYGDWATYQYTEAIPTHLVVVAPKNAREDHLLPAKAWSKRFSILAAEQGLNAVWKINDYQQHPVFMNLMGLTSEEKVLGVFHIGYGDQPALRDMDASRPASELMTVYDHLV from the coding sequence ATGTCTACCGGTCTAAGTCAAGATATAAGCAGCGGCAAGAGACGTGCAGGAACATGCGAATTCAGTCCGTTGCCAGTACCCCAGTCGGTTATACGAAAGTTGCTTGATGAAGCAGATCCTTCATTATATGTAATGAGTTCAGAACCTTGGAGGTTTATGTTGTTTGCAGGCGAAGGACGACAGCTTTATCTGGAAGCGGTCAGACAGAGCTATCCACCGCATCTGGCTGATCGCTACGGCGACTGGGCTACATATCAATACACGGAAGCAATCCCTACCCATCTGGTTGTCGTGGCGCCTAAAAATGCCCGTGAGGATCATCTTCTGCCGGCCAAAGCCTGGAGCAAACGCTTTAGTATTCTGGCTGCGGAACAGGGTTTGAATGCGGTCTGGAAGATTAATGATTATCAACAACATCCTGTGTTTATGAATTTGATGGGTTTGACAAGTGAAGAGAAGGTTCTGGGGGTATTCCATATCGGTTACGGAGACCAGCCTGCATTGCGGGATATGGATGCAAGCAGACCAGCCTCTGAACTGATGACGGTCTATGACCATCTGGTATAA
- a CDS encoding MarR family winged helix-turn-helix transcriptional regulator has protein sequence MYNSDFAKCWSRLTKDYKLHMDQELAPSLTEAQLAVLEVLEDHQKMKPSDLIPYLSTTPAAVTMLLDRMEKNDLIRRNRDNQDRRIVWVSLSEKGRMETERGITIRNEFMNSVLSNISMHNQQLLVYLLGKMTTPKAKEPALSTSV, from the coding sequence ATGTATAATTCCGATTTTGCCAAGTGCTGGTCCAGGTTGACCAAAGATTATAAATTGCATATGGATCAGGAGCTGGCACCCTCATTAACGGAGGCTCAGCTGGCTGTTCTGGAGGTACTCGAAGATCATCAGAAGATGAAACCTTCGGATCTGATTCCTTATCTGTCGACTACACCAGCTGCTGTAACCATGCTGCTCGATCGGATGGAGAAGAATGATCTGATTCGCAGGAATCGGGATAATCAGGATCGACGCATTGTGTGGGTATCTCTGTCAGAGAAAGGAAGAATGGAGACAGAGCGGGGAATCACCATCCGTAATGAATTCATGAACTCTGTTCTCAGTAACATTTCGATGCACAATCAACAATTGCTGGTATATCTGTTAGGCAAAATGACAACACCCAAAGCCAAAGAGCCTGCCTTATCTACTTCGGTATAA
- a CDS encoding DHA2 family efflux MFS transporter permease subunit codes for MSTTTAAAPSSAMDNIKKGPIVAALLIGAFVAFLNQTLMNVALPKIMEDLAINANKAQWLTTGYMLVNGVLIPVTAYLIAKFSTRQIFITAMTLFTIGTLVCGLSPTFTILMVGRVIQAAGAGILMPLMTVVFLTIFPIEKRGQAMGTMGIAMILAPAIGPTLSGYVVEHYSWRLLFYIILPFSIIATAIGIAFVKNVTRQSRPKLDYPGVILSTLGFGSLLYGFSDAGTDGWGSAIVIGCLVVGAISLILFVIRQLTTDHPLLEFRIFKYNMYTLTTIINMLVTMAMFAGMILLPIFLQNIRGFSPIESGLLMMPGAILMGIMSPITGRIFDKVGARWLSVAGLAITAITTFGLSRLAIDTTYGYMMFIYTARMFGMSMLMMPIQTAGLNQLPQRLNAHGTAMSNTLRTVAGAIGTAILVTIMSSKLKTHLADAVAAGQVDPNNKTAMIAATADATIYGVNYAFIVATGMTLVALIMAFFIRKTKPAVEPVTVEHEKATATA; via the coding sequence ATGAGTACGACTACTGCTGCAGCTCCATCCTCCGCGATGGACAACATCAAGAAAGGCCCGATTGTAGCGGCATTGTTAATTGGTGCCTTTGTGGCATTCCTGAACCAAACCCTGATGAACGTAGCTCTTCCTAAAATCATGGAAGACCTCGCGATCAATGCAAACAAAGCCCAATGGTTAACCACGGGTTATATGCTTGTCAACGGTGTTCTGATTCCGGTTACGGCATATCTGATTGCCAAGTTTTCAACACGTCAAATTTTCATTACAGCCATGACTCTATTTACCATAGGTACATTAGTCTGTGGTCTTAGTCCAACCTTCACCATTCTGATGGTAGGTCGTGTCATTCAAGCGGCAGGTGCAGGTATCCTGATGCCTCTGATGACCGTTGTATTCCTGACCATCTTCCCGATTGAGAAACGCGGTCAGGCCATGGGAACCATGGGGATCGCGATGATTCTGGCCCCTGCGATTGGGCCTACACTTTCAGGTTATGTGGTTGAACATTATTCCTGGAGATTGTTGTTCTACATCATCTTGCCATTCTCTATTATTGCAACAGCAATTGGTATTGCTTTTGTCAAAAACGTAACACGTCAATCCAGACCTAAACTGGATTATCCAGGCGTTATTTTATCTACACTAGGTTTTGGTAGTTTGCTCTACGGATTCAGTGATGCGGGTACCGATGGATGGGGCAGTGCAATTGTCATTGGATGTCTCGTCGTAGGTGCGATATCCCTGATTCTGTTCGTTATTCGTCAACTGACAACAGATCATCCGCTCCTTGAGTTCCGTATTTTTAAATACAACATGTATACTTTAACAACGATTATCAACATGCTCGTGACAATGGCGATGTTTGCAGGTATGATCCTGCTCCCTATTTTCCTGCAAAACATTCGTGGATTCTCACCGATTGAATCAGGACTTCTGATGATGCCCGGTGCGATATTGATGGGGATTATGTCTCCAATTACAGGTCGCATATTTGATAAAGTGGGCGCACGCTGGCTTTCGGTTGCAGGTCTTGCCATTACGGCGATTACAACGTTTGGACTGAGTCGTCTGGCAATCGATACTACCTACGGCTACATGATGTTTATCTACACGGCTCGTATGTTCGGTATGTCGATGCTGATGATGCCAATCCAGACAGCAGGTCTGAATCAACTGCCTCAACGTCTGAACGCACATGGTACAGCGATGTCCAACACTTTGCGTACTGTTGCCGGAGCGATTGGTACAGCCATTCTCGTTACCATCATGAGCAGCAAGCTCAAAACACATCTGGCGGATGCAGTGGCTGCGGGTCAGGTTGATCCTAATAATAAGACAGCGATGATAGCTGCTACAGCAGATGCAACGATTTATGGTGTTAACTATGCATTCATCGTGGCTACCGGAATGACTTTGGTTGCTTTAATTATGGCGTTCTTTATTCGTAAAACGAAACCGGCTGTTGAACCTGTTACTGTAGAACATGAAAAAGCGACGGCTACAGCATAA
- a CDS encoding class I SAM-dependent methyltransferase yields the protein MYVAKNWKDYEVIDTGGGEKLERWGDVILRRPDPQIIWPLEQETNEWRQVHGHYHRSSSGGGNWDMKKPIPERWTIGYENLKFHIKPTSFKHTGLFPEQAANWSWMMDKISNAGRPISVLNLFAYTGGATVAAAYAGASVVHVDAAKGMVQWAKENVQLSGLADRPVRFITDDVFKFVQREQRRGNRYDAIIMDPPSYGRGPNGETWKLEENLYPFLKSCMTILSDNPLFMLVNSYTTGISSTVLRNMLTMTMSAQYGGDITAGEIGLPITRSGLDLPCGILGRWES from the coding sequence ATGTACGTAGCTAAGAATTGGAAGGACTATGAAGTAATCGATACAGGAGGCGGCGAGAAACTGGAGCGTTGGGGAGATGTGATTTTACGCAGACCCGATCCACAGATTATCTGGCCCCTCGAGCAAGAAACCAATGAATGGCGTCAGGTGCATGGTCACTATCATCGCAGCTCTTCCGGTGGCGGTAACTGGGATATGAAAAAGCCCATTCCCGAGCGATGGACGATCGGATACGAAAACTTGAAATTCCACATTAAACCTACCAGCTTTAAGCACACTGGCCTGTTCCCTGAACAAGCTGCTAACTGGAGCTGGATGATGGATAAAATCTCCAATGCAGGACGTCCTATTTCTGTCTTGAACCTGTTTGCCTATACAGGCGGAGCAACGGTAGCCGCAGCTTACGCAGGCGCTTCTGTTGTTCATGTGGATGCAGCTAAAGGCATGGTTCAATGGGCCAAGGAAAATGTTCAATTATCCGGACTGGCTGATCGCCCTGTTCGTTTTATTACAGATGATGTATTCAAATTCGTACAACGGGAACAACGTCGCGGAAATCGTTACGACGCCATTATTATGGACCCTCCTTCATATGGCCGAGGCCCTAATGGAGAGACATGGAAACTGGAAGAGAACCTATATCCTTTCTTGAAGTCATGTATGACGATTTTGTCGGATAATCCATTATTCATGCTGGTTAACTCCTACACTACGGGCATTTCCTCTACGGTTCTGCGCAACATGTTGACCATGACGATGTCTGCTCAGTACGGTGGTGACATTACTGCAGGTGAAATTGGTCTGCCGATCACACGCAGTGGTCTGGATCTGCCTTGTGGTATTCTGGGCCGTTGGGAGTCTTAA